A genomic region of Candidatus Schekmanbacteria bacterium contains the following coding sequences:
- a CDS encoding 50S ribosomal protein L24, with the protein MENENRLLKKNDMVMVITGKERGKTGKLLKILPRTKRVIVEHANMVKHHQKPTQKQSQGGIIEKEGTISWSNVMVYCSRCAKPVRLGKKILADGNKIRYCKKCGESIEGK; encoded by the coding sequence ATGGAAAATGAAAATAGGCTTCTTAAAAAAAATGACATGGTAATGGTAATTACCGGCAAAGAACGCGGAAAGACCGGCAAGTTGTTGAAGATATTACCCCGTACTAAACGCGTCATCGTTGAGCATGCAAATATGGTAAAGCATCACCAGAAGCCAACGCAGAAGCAGAGTCAGGGAGGTATAATCGAAAAAGAAGGTACAATCAGCTGGTCGAATGTAATGGTGTACTGCAGCAGATGTGCAAAGCCGGTAAGGCTTGGAAAAAAAATACTCGCAGACGGTAATAAAATAAGATATTGCAAAAAATGCGGTGAGAGCATTGAGGGAAAGTAA